The Caldisericum exile AZM16c01 region CAAGTTTTTTTGAAATAAACGGAACGCCAATTTGCCCACCATGGGTATGGCCACATAAAACTAAATCAAATTTTAAATTGCTTGAAAACTTTGTGACTATATCAGGTGCATGAGATAAAACAAGTGTAAATTTGTTAAGGTTAACTCTGAAAAGCGCGCTATCAAGATCATCGTGCCCAGTAATTGGGTCATCAACACCTATTACATAAAAACTTGAACTGTTAAATGTGTAATAAGTATTTTCATTTTTGAGTAAAGTTATGTTATAGTCATTCAAAAGTTTTTCAATCGCATTTGCTGAACTTTCGTAATCCCAGTTTCCAAGCACTGCAAATGCTGGACCTTCATAACTTAACCTAAATGCACTCAGAAATTGATTCAAAGTTTCTAAGTATTTTTTGTCATCGATAAAGTCTCCTGTAAAAACAACCATGTTGGGCTTTATTGTAATAAGCGATTTTACAACGAACTGTTCTTTTACGCCATAATCTTTTATATGAAGATCTGAAATGTGAACAATTGTGAAGTTATTAAGTGAGTCTTCAATTTTTGAAGATGTATATTCAATGTTTGTAATCTTTATTACGTTCGGTTCGATAAAAAATCCGTAAATGATAATTGCGGAAATTAACAAAATAACTATGTATCGCATACTTTAATTATAGAACTTTTTAAGATTGAAAAAATCTACAAAAAGTTCCCTCTTGACAAGTGAAAAAATGTTCGTAAAATATATTGAGGTGGAATATGGATAAAAAACTTACAAACAAACAGAAAAGGGTACTTGATGCCTTAATAGGACTTTATGGAGAAGGGATTACCCCAACCTATAGAGACCTTCAAGAAAAACTTGGTTTACGTTCTATTGCAACCGTCTATGATTATGTTAAAAGGCTCGAACGCCTTGGATACGTTAAAACCGAAGGAAAAGCTCGTTCGATTAAAGTTGTTGCACCTGTAATGAATAAGTTTCCTCTTGTAGGAGCAGTGCACGCAGGAGATCCCACTGTTGCTGTTGAAGATATTCAAGGATTTCTTCCGTTCCCTGTTGATCCAAGACTTCATCCACATGCGTTTGTTCTTAAGGTGAAAGGCGATAGTATGATTGATGCGCATATTGAAGAAGGAGACCTTGTAATTGTTGACCCTGACATGCCTGCTTCGATTGGTGATATCTGTGTTGCAGTTATCGGGGATGAAGCAACGGTTAAGAAAATTGAGAAAATGAAAGATGGTTTATACCTTGTACCTGCAAATCCCAAATATAAACCGATTTTTATAAATCGTGATGTAAAAATTATCGGAAAAGTTATTGGGTTGTATAGGGGGATCTCTAAGTAAATTTACAGAAGGAGTAGTTTCTCATACTACAAAACTTGCAAATTTCTCTGTTCTTAGTAGGGGGACGAATTTCTTCACTTTCAAATTCGTTTATAAACGAAGTTAGAAGTTCTTTTATAAATTCAATAGTAATCTTTATTTCTTCATGAGTATAAGTTTCTACCATGATTTTTCCATCCTGGAAGTAAATTACATGTGGCTCTGCCTCAATTCCAAGAATATTCCTTACTGCTTCATGATATAGAGAAATTTGAAATATATCCCTTTCGAAGTCATCTTTTCCAGTCTTATAATCAATTATTTTAACTTTATCACCAACCCTTAATAGAACATCGAATCTTCCTTTAATAGCTATGTCATCTGTTAATTTATACTTGAATGGTTTTTCAGAAAATATGAATGTATCTTTTGAAGAAACATCATTTTCTTCAACTAACGTGGATAATAGAACTGAAAAATCTTCAAGGTATTTCCATACCAAATCAAGTGCAGATTTTTTATCTTTATCAATTTCTTTTAAGAAAATTTCATAAAGTCTGTTCTTAATGATCGATTCAACCTCTATATTCTTTGTATCAAACTCGTTAAAAAGTCCTTGGTTTACAGTCTTAGCGAAATTGTTGAGAACTTTATGCAGAAGTGTCCCCGTGTATGACAGTTTTTCAAACTTGAAATTTACATTGTATCCTTTTAGTTTTAGTGCAAGCGCCTTTTT contains the following coding sequences:
- a CDS encoding metallophosphoesterase produces the protein MRYIVILLISAIIIYGFFIEPNVIKITNIEYTSSKIEDSLNNFTIVHISDLHIKDYGVKEQFVVKSLITIKPNMVVFTGDFIDDKKYLETLNQFLSAFRLSYEGPAFAVLGNWDYESSANAIEKLLNDYNITLLKNENTYYTFNSSSFYVIGVDDPITGHDDLDSALFRVNLNKFTLVLSHAPDIVTKFSSNLKFDLVLCGHTHGGQIGVPFISKKLAPTTTEYIKGLYNTQFGTIYVNRGIGTSVFKFRFLCPPELTVIKLKSEK
- a CDS encoding RecB family exonuclease, with protein sequence MERFLLQKRFYEFSVSQVLMLSKCKKALALKLKGYNVNFKFEKLSYTGTLLHKVLNNFAKTVNQGLFNEFDTKNIEVESIIKNRLYEIFLKEIDKDKKSALDLVWKYLEDFSVLLSTLVEENDVSSKDTFIFSEKPFKYKLTDDIAIKGRFDVLLRVGDKVKIIDYKTGKDDFERDIFQISLYHEAVRNILGIEAEPHVIYFQDGKIMVETYTHEEIKITIEFIKELLTSFINEFESEEIRPPTKNREICKFCSMRNYSFCKFT
- the lexA gene encoding transcriptional repressor LexA, with translation MDKKLTNKQKRVLDALIGLYGEGITPTYRDLQEKLGLRSIATVYDYVKRLERLGYVKTEGKARSIKVVAPVMNKFPLVGAVHAGDPTVAVEDIQGFLPFPVDPRLHPHAFVLKVKGDSMIDAHIEEGDLVIVDPDMPASIGDICVAVIGDEATVKKIEKMKDGLYLVPANPKYKPIFINRDVKIIGKVIGLYRGISK